One window of Pyrus communis chromosome 12, drPyrComm1.1, whole genome shotgun sequence genomic DNA carries:
- the LOC137710801 gene encoding MND1-interacting protein 1-like has translation MSLPTHCGLQALRLFSLLPFLSAPATQTATRRRSSPNSIMGCTVREKHIRTNRKPRSTKPDVDYCCHFDRASISKSILESGLKPFNHHLGSNNDSTQNPKSIPGPNPNLDESGWGYCTEEQLEEILLKNLEFLYNEAISKLVALGYDEDAALKAILRNGHCYGGMDVLTNIMHNSLAYLNSSCGSSNGKSDEAEPVFADLRQLEEYSLAGMVCMLQQVRPHLSKGDAMWCLLMSDLHVGRASTMEIPSLPSGGNENSSSTSSNVESGSNGNHSVGVMAPALCRFHGGWGFGDGGASEFPVHGFFSYGAELTLQRDIECPKRFNLSPSMKSLLKRNVAMFAAGFRANSKQFNAQPQACLNSLTSGDTSVGLGSEAAVQQSDESKNSKNQEVVNSVLSKFRDLNLDENMEFVGEDQKNEVIVTLLHQVKELEKQVKERKEWAHQKAMQAATKLSHDLAELKMLRLEREETQRLKKGKQTLEDSTMKRLSEMENALRKASGQVDRANAAVRRLETENAEIRAEMEASKLSASESVTTCLEVAKREKKYLKRLLAWEKQKTKLQEEIAEEKEKISELQQHLARMKHDQKEAEVKWRQELKAKEEALTQVEAERRAKEAAEASNKRKLEELRLKIEIDFQRHKDDLQRLEQELSRLKVSAQSTESVHQSNALPKAIPEGAKPQGETIAKMLRDLDNLEKSAEKEVGCDRECIICMRDEVSVVFLPCAHQVLCANCNDDYGKKGKATCPCCRAPIEHRIRVFGASS, from the exons ATGTCCCTACCCACCCATTGTGGTTTGCAAGCCCTCCGCTTATTCTCCCTTCTCCCCTTTCTCTCTGCTCCAGCAACTCAGACCGCAACCAGACGCCGATCGTCGCCAAATTCCAT AATGGGCTGCACTGTGAGAGAGAAGCACATCCGTACAAATCGAAAGCCCCGATCTACAAAACCCGATGTCGATTATTGTTGTCACTTTGATAGGGCGTCAATCTCCAAATCCATACTCGaatcgggtctcaaaccattcAATCACCATCTGGGTTCCAACAACGATTCCACCCAGAACCCTAAATCGATCCCAGGCCCCAACCCCAATTTGGATGAGAGCGGGTGGGGTTACTGCACTGAGGAACAATTGGAGgagattttattgaaaaatttggaatttttgtaCAATGAGGCTATTTCTAAGCTAGTTGCGTTGGGTTATGACGAGGATGCCGCACTTAAAGCGATATTGCGAAATGGGCATTGCTATGGCGGTATGGATGTGTTAACCAACATTATGCATAACTCATTGGCCTATTTGAATAGTAGTTGTGGAAGCAGTAATGGGAAGTCGGATGAGGCTGAGCCTGTTTTTGCTGATTTAAGGCAGCTGGAGGAGTACTCGCTTGCGGGTATGGTGTGTATGTTGCAACAAGTTAGGCCACATTTAAGTAAAGGTGATGCTATGTGGTGTTTGCTTATGAGTGATCTTCATGTGGGTCGGGCAAGTACTATGGAAATTCCCTCCCTTCCCAGTGGAGGTAATGAAAATAGTAGCTCGACATCCAGTAATGTTGAATCTGGTAGTAATGGTAACCATTCAGTTGGCGTTATGGCTCCTGCACTTTGTAGGTTTCATGGTGGTTGGGGGTTTGGAGATGGGGGAGCTTCAGAGTTTCCGGTTCATGGGTTTTTCTCTTATGGTGCTGAATTGACTTTGCAAAGGGATATTGAGTGTCCCAAGAGGTTTAACCTTTCTCCCTCCATGAAGTCGTTGTTGAAAAGGAATGTTGCAATGTTTGCAGCTGGTTTTCGAGCAAACTCAAAACAGTTCAATGCTCAACCACAGGCTTGCCTGAACAGTTTAACTAGTGGGGACACCTCGGTTGGACTGGGGTCTGAAGCTGCAGTTCAGCAGTCTGATGAGTCAAAGAATTCAAAGAACCAGGAGGTGGTTAACTCAGTGTTGAGTAAGTTTCGCGATTTGAATCTTGATGAGAATATGGAGTTTGTTGGGGAAGATCAAAAGAATGAGGTGATAGTTACTCTACTTCATCAAGTAAAAGAGCTTGAGAAGCAAGTTAAGGAACGGAAGGAATGGGCGCACCAGAAGGCAATGCAGGCTGCAACAAAGCTCAGTCACGATCTTGCAGAGCTTAAAATGCTGAGGCTCGAAAGGGAGGAGACTCAAAGGTTGAAGAAAGGGAAGCAAACTCTTGAGGACTCAACCATGAAGAGACTCTCAGAAATGGAAAACGCTCTAAGAAAGGCCAGTGGTCAAGTGGACCGTGCAAATGCAGCTGTGAGACGGCTTGAGACTGAGAATGCAGAAATCAGAGCAGAGATGGAGGCTTCTAAACTGAGTGCATCAGAGTCAGTAACAACTTGTTTGGAGGTTGCAAAGAGGGAGAAAAAATATCTGAAGAGGCTTTTGGCTTGGGAGAAACAGAAAACTAAATTGCAGGAAGAGATTGcagaggagaaagagaagatttCAGAATTGCAACAACATTTGGCTCGGATGAAGCATGATCAGAAAGAAGCTGAG GTGAAATGGAGGCAGGAACTGAAGGCTAAGGAGGAAGCCTTGACTCAAGTGGAAGCGGAACGACGTGCTAAGGAAGCAGCTGAGGCTAGTAATAAAAGAAAGCTTGAAGAATTGCGCCTAAAGATAGAAATAGATTTCCAGCGTCACAAGGATGACCTCCAAAGACTTGAGCAGGAACTCTCACGTCTAAAAGTATCCGCCCAGTCTACTGAATCTGTACATCAATCAAATGCGTTGCCAAAAGCAATCCCAGAAGGTGCAAAACCCCAAGGAGAAACTATTGCTAAGATGCTTCGTGATTTGGATAACCTGGAGAAATCAGCAGAGAAAGAAGTGGGCTGTGATAGGGAATGCATAATTTGCATGAGAGATGAAGTCTCTGTTGTTTTCCTGCCATGTGCTCATCAAGTTCTTTGTGCCAATTGCAATGATGATTACGGGAAAAAAGGTAAGGCCACCTGCCCATGTTGCCGGGCTCCTATTGAACATAGAATTCGTGTTTTTGGTGCAAGTTCTTAG
- the LOC137711447 gene encoding plant intracellular Ras-group-related LRR protein 5-like, with protein MGAKPKLKEEPPCPALVETVEEIMKLYKSLPPRPSIEEVEAALSVLETVANEEQVKLEEISKLEKPKDVPQELFHVLQKSKKTMVLFQSHEQRKEASYVVETDKLFHTFDDLIQRASGLLSGDVPGQNHVDFSDPVEKVGREAVIRDQSLVKKKKMGYEEDEKDGFKGLVRSASTLSSGVVDAGKLSLMKVAAVIEHTAKSGEVVLDLGGKLVDQMEWLPVSLGKLSDVTELNLSENRIMALPPTIDGLKALTKLDIHSNQLVNLPESFGELSNLTDLDLHANMLKSLPASFGNLINLLNLDLSSNKFTHLPDTVGKLASLKLLNVETNELQELPYTIGSCTSIVELHLDFNELRALPEAVGKIESLEVLTLHYNRIKSLPTTIGNLNNLKELDISFNELESIPENLCFAVNLKKLNVANNFADLRALPRSIGNLELLEELDISDDQIRTLPNSFKMLSKLRAFRADETPMEVPPREVIKLGAQAVVNYMADIETKRESAAFQALKQKNKKNKGFWFWFCSKLCSIGGNSANN; from the exons ATGGGTGCCAAACCCAAGCTCAAGGAAGAACCACCATGCCCTGCCCTTGTAGAAACAGTTGAAGAAATCATGAAGCTCTACAAGTCACTGCCACCGAGGCCCTCCATTGAAGAGGTCGAAGCAGCCTTGTCCGTCCTCGAAACAGTGGCCAACGAGGAGCAAGTGAAGCTCGAGGAGATATCGAAGCTAGAGAAACCGAAAGATGTTCCCCAAGAACTCTTCCATGTGTTGCAGAAGTCGAAGAAGACCATGGTTTTGTTTCAGAGCCACGAGCAGAGGAAAGAGGCTTCTTATGTGGTTGAGACTGACAAGTTGTTTCACACCTTTGATGATCTTATCCAGAGAGCTTCCGGGTTGCTTTCGGGTGATGTTCCGGGTCAGAATCATGTTGATTTCAGTGACCCGGTTGAGAAAGTTGGGAGGGAAGCTGTGATCCGTGATCAAAGTttggtgaagaagaagaagatgggatATGAAGAAGATGAGAAAGATGGCTTTAAGGGTTTGGTGAGGAGTGCTTCCACTCTTTCTTCAG GTGTCGTGGACGCTGGAAAGTTAAGCCTAATGAAGGTCGCAGCTGTGATTGAACACACCGCTAAAAGTGGAGAAGTAGTTCTTGATCTTGGAGGAAAGTTAGTAGATCAAATGGAGTGGCTTCCTGTATCCCTTGGGAAGTTATCAGATGTAACTGAATTGAACTTGTCTGAAAACCGAATCATGGCTCTTCCGCCCACCATCGATGGCCTTAAAGCCTTGACAAAGCTTGACATTCACTCAAACCAGCTGGTAAACCTTCCAGAGTCATTTGGTGAGTTGAGCAATCTCACTGATCTCGACCTCCATGCAAACATGTTGAAATCTCTGCCGGCCTCTTTCGGGAACTTGATTAACCTCCTTAACCTCGATTTGAGTTCAAACAAGTTCACCCATTTGCCTGATACAGTTGGGAAATTGGCCAGTTTAAAGTTACTGAATGTTGAAACAAATGAGCTTCAGGAATTGCCTTACACAATTGGATCCTGCACATCAATTGTTGAGCTACATTTGGATTTCAACGAGCTAAGAGCTCTTCCGGAGGCAGTTGGAAAGATCGAAAGCTTAGAGGTTCTTACACTTCACTATAACAGAATCAAATCGTTGCCAACAACAATTGGTAATCTGAACAACCTCAAGGAGCTTGACATTAGCTTCAACGAACTTGAATCCATACCCGAAAACCTGTGCTTTGCAGTGAACCTCAAGAAGCTGAATGTGGCAAACAACTTTGCAGACCTGAGAGCCTTGCCGCGGTCAATTGGTAATCTTGAGTTGCTTGAAGAGTTGGATATCAGTGATGATCAGATCAGAACTTTACCAAACTCTTTCAAAATGTTGTCGAAACTGAGAGCTTTTCGCGCCGATGAGACACCTATGGAAGTTCCACCAAGAGAAGTGATAAAACTGGGTGCCCAG GCTGTTGTGAACTACATGGCAGATATTGAGACCAAGAGAGAGAGTGCTGCTTTTCAAGCATTGAAgcagaagaataagaagaacaaGGGATTTTGGTTCTGGTTTTGCTCAAAACTTTGCTCCATTGGTGGTAATTCTGCCAACAACTAG
- the LOC137711052 gene encoding eyes absent homolog isoform X1, whose amino-acid sequence MGESTRMEKGFAKSSIDQKINIYIWDMDETLILLKSLLNGTYAEVFNGSKNIQEGVEIGKMWEKHILSLCDDHFFYEQIENCNKPSLDALSQYDDGQNLSDYDFNKDGFGTPHDDDNNRKLAYRHRVIAHRYKQGLRSFLNQEMIKELDELYDTTDKYTDRWLSSARVFLEEECSARHNDSSLVASDGINEPSASKYQHINLLVTSGSLIPSLVKCLLFRLDNMITHENVYSSWEVGKLQCFEQIKSRFNSPNARFCVIGDGWEECEAAQAMRWPFVKIDMQPDSAHRFPGLTSKTLGFYFSVVYGSSDDEDEKE is encoded by the exons atggGTGAAAGTACACGTATGGAAAAGGGGTTTGCGAAGAGCAGCATTGATCAGAAGATAAATATCTATATTTGGGATATGGATGAAACTCTTATCCTGCTCAAGTCTTTGTTGAACGGAACATATGCAGAGGTTTTCAACGGTTCCAAGAATATACAAGAGGGTGTTGAAATCGGGAAGATGTGGGAGAAGCACATTCTTAGTTTGTGTGACGATCATTTCTTTTATGAACAA ATTGAGAACTGCAATAAACCCTCTCTCGATGCCTTGAGCCAATACGATGATGGGCAGAATCTTTCTGATTATGATTTCAACAAAGATGGATTTGGTACTCCACATGATGATGACAACAATAGGAAACTTGCTTATAGGCACCGAGTCATAGCCCATAGGTACAAACAG GGTTTGCGCAGTTTTCTTAATCAAGAGATGATAAAGGAATTGGATGAGTTGTATGATACGACTGATAAATATACAGATAGATGGCTCTCCTCAG CGCGTGTATTCTTGGAGGAAGAGTGTTCTGCTCGGCACAATGACTCATCTCTTGTGGCTTCTGATGGGATCAATGAACCTTCCGCTTCTAAGTATCAACATATTAATCTTTTAGTGACATCTGGATCATTAATCCCCAGCCTTGTAAAATGCTTGCTCTTTCGACTTGACAATATGATAACACATGAAAATG TATATAGTTCCTGGGAAGTGGGAAAATTACAATGCTTTGAGCAGATCAAATCGCGTTTTAACAGCCCAAATGCCCGCTTCTGCGTAATTGGGGATGGATGGGAGGAGTGTGAAGCAGCACAAGCAATGCGATGGCCATTTGTTAAGATTGATATGCAACCAGACAGCGCTCACAGGTTTCCGGGCCTCACGTCCAAGACACTCGGATTCTACTTTTCTGTTGTATATGGGAGTTCCGACGATGAAGATGAGAAAGAGTAG
- the LOC137711052 gene encoding eyes absent homolog isoform X2 produces the protein MGESTRMEKGFAKSSIDQKINIYIWDMDETLILLKSLLNGTYAEVFNGSKNIQEGVEIGKMWEKHILSLCDDHFFYEQIENCNKPSLDALSQYDDGQNLSDYDFNKDGFGTPHDDDNNRKLAYRHRVIAHRYKQGLRSFLNQEMIKELDELYDTTDKYTDRWLSSARVFLEEECSARHNDSSLVASDGINEPSASKYQHINLLVTSGSLIPSLVKCLLFRLDNMITHENVPGKWENYNALSRSNRVLTAQMPASA, from the exons atggGTGAAAGTACACGTATGGAAAAGGGGTTTGCGAAGAGCAGCATTGATCAGAAGATAAATATCTATATTTGGGATATGGATGAAACTCTTATCCTGCTCAAGTCTTTGTTGAACGGAACATATGCAGAGGTTTTCAACGGTTCCAAGAATATACAAGAGGGTGTTGAAATCGGGAAGATGTGGGAGAAGCACATTCTTAGTTTGTGTGACGATCATTTCTTTTATGAACAA ATTGAGAACTGCAATAAACCCTCTCTCGATGCCTTGAGCCAATACGATGATGGGCAGAATCTTTCTGATTATGATTTCAACAAAGATGGATTTGGTACTCCACATGATGATGACAACAATAGGAAACTTGCTTATAGGCACCGAGTCATAGCCCATAGGTACAAACAG GGTTTGCGCAGTTTTCTTAATCAAGAGATGATAAAGGAATTGGATGAGTTGTATGATACGACTGATAAATATACAGATAGATGGCTCTCCTCAG CGCGTGTATTCTTGGAGGAAGAGTGTTCTGCTCGGCACAATGACTCATCTCTTGTGGCTTCTGATGGGATCAATGAACCTTCCGCTTCTAAGTATCAACATATTAATCTTTTAGTGACATCTGGATCATTAATCCCCAGCCTTGTAAAATGCTTGCTCTTTCGACTTGACAATATGATAACACATGAAAATG TTCCTGGGAAGTGGGAAAATTACAATGCTTTGAGCAGATCAAATCGCGTTTTAACAGCCCAAATGCCCGCTTCTGCGTAA